Proteins encoded together in one Lathyrus oleraceus cultivar Zhongwan6 chromosome 5, CAAS_Psat_ZW6_1.0, whole genome shotgun sequence window:
- the LOC127082884 gene encoding TPR repeat-containing thioredoxin TTL1 has product MKKMGDHSPERKVGCGLITNVFGFGRHSIWPRKTSSANSLPLPSNAANDQKRRRSASNEVVYVDPPSRNTSTPRSVSKPTCASNNNTTNNNNNNPPRRNQHQTTMAMPRVVPVHVPSKASISPSTQGYVNQGRRVQKEAIGISGELESMINDHQKSKGSGNLVRASSGNVMLFGNLGNIRQGDKNDSYSIAMDNYNQYFENSNSNGGGGGHKKKNVVSISNETKPPMNSGGGSLCRAISTRMDPEQLKIMGNEDYKNGRFAEALALYDAAISIDPKKASYRSNRSAALTGLGRLLEAVFECREAIQIDPHYHRAHHRLGNLHLRLGETDKALYHYKQAGPEADPDEVAKVKILQAHLNKCTEARRLGDWNTLITEASNTISSGADSAPQIFALQAEALIKLRRHHDADNVMSKGPNFDVDDCTKFFGPIGNANLLVTRAQVDLAAGRFDDALEAAQKAARLDSNNKAAMKVLRKARAVTAARGRGNDLFKASKFSEACIAYGEGLENDPCNAVLLCNRAACRLKLGQLEKAVEDCCAALSLRPSYTKARMRRADCNAKLERWEASIADYEILLRGTPEDEEVNRALLEARVQLKKQRGG; this is encoded by the exons ATGAAAAAAATGGGAGACCATTCGCCAGAAAGAAAAGTAGGCTGTGGATTGATAACAAACGTATTTGGATTCGGACGACATAGTATATGGCCGAGGAAAACATCATCTGCGAATTCTCTTCCCTTACCAAGCAATGCTGCAAATGATCAAAAACGACGTCGAAGTGCTTCTAACGAGGTTGTTTACGTCGATCCACCTTCGCGCAATACTTCGACTCCGAGGTCTGTTTCAAAGCCTACTTGTGCATCAAATAATAATactactaataataataataataatccgCCGAGAAGAAACCAACACCAAACAACAATGGCAATGCCACGCGTTGTTCCTGTTCATGTTCCGTCTAAGGCTTCAATTTCACCATCTACTCAGGGGTATGTTAATCAAGGAAGGAGGGTACAAAAGGAAGCTATTGGAATTTCAGGTGAGTTAGAAAGTATGATCAATGATCATCAAAAGTCGAAGGGGAGTGGTAATCTCGTTCGCGCTTCTTCTGGCAATGTTATGTTGTTTGGGAATTTAGGTAATATTAGGCAAGGAGATAAAAATGATAGTTATTCAATTGCAATGGATAATTATAACCAGtattttgaaaattcaaattcaaatggaGGAGGAGGAGGACACAAGAAGAAGAATGTGGTGAGTATTAGTAATGAGACGAAACCACCAATGAATTCAGGTGGTGGTTCGCTTTGTAGGGCTATATCGACTAGAATGGATCCAGAACAATTGAAGATAATGGGGAATGAGGATTATAAGAATGGAAGATTTGCGGAGGCGTTAGCGTTGTATGATGCAGCTATTTCAATCGATCCTAAGAAGGCTTCGTATAGAAGTAATAGAAGTGCGGCCTTAACTGGTCTTGGTAGGCTTCTTGAAGCTGTGTTTGAATGTAGGGAAGCTATTCAGATTGATCCTCATTATCATCGAGCTCATCATCGTTTAGGAAATTTGCATTTAAG ACTAGGAGAAACTGATAAGGCTCTATATCATTATAAACAAGCGGGACCAGAGGCTGATCCGGATGAGGTTGCTAAAGTGAAGATTCTTCAAGCTCATCTAAATAAATGCACTGAGGCTCGCAGGTTAGGAGATTGGAACACACTCATTACCGAGGCTTCCAACACTATATCATCTGGTGCAGATTCTGCTCCACAG ATATTTGCATTGCAAGCCGAAGCTTTGATAAAACTCCGTAGGCATCATGATGCTGACAATGTAATGTCAAAGGGTCCTAATTTTGATGTTGACGATTGTACAAAGTTCTTCGGACCAATTGGTAATGCAAATTTGTTAGTCACTCGCGCTCAAGTTGATCTGGCTGCTGGCAG ATTTGATGATGCTTTAGAGGCAGCACAGAAAGCAGCAAGGCTAGATTCAAACAACAAGGCAGCAATGAAGGTGTTGAGAAAGGCTCGAGCCGTGACAGCTGCAAGAGGCAGAGGAAACGACCTTTTCAAGGCGTCGAAATTCTCTGAGGCTTGTATTGCATATGGAGAAGGGCTTGAGAATGATCCATGTAACGCAGTTTTACTATGCAATCGGGCAGCTTGTAGATTAAAACTCGGCCAATTAGAGAAAGCGGTGGAAGATTGTTGTGCGGCGCTTAGCTTGCGCCCATCTTACACCAAAGCAAGGATGAGAAGAGCTGATTGTAATGCTAAG TTGGAAAGATGGGAAGCTTCAATAGCAGACTATGAGATCTTGTTAAGAGGGACACCAGAAGACGAGGAAGTAAATCGGGCATTGTTGGAGGCTCGTGTACAACTTAAGAAACAAAGAGGTGGATGA